In one Pseudomonadales bacterium genomic region, the following are encoded:
- a CDS encoding ABC transporter substrate-binding protein yields MMRFWMAGVMLLVAGCGAEQASESSTGEKRAASAGSGGMDFSASAERWVSEFQPSTLDRSAQLAELAWFTKAAEPFRGMRISVVSETLTTHEYESEVLAKAFAEITGITVTHDLIQEGDVIEKLQTQMQSGQNVYDAYVNDSDLIGTHARYGYVVPLSDFMAGEGADVTSPTLDVEDFIGRSFTTGPDGKLYQLPDQQFANLYWFRQDWFERPELQARFREIYGYELGVPVNWSAYEDIAEFFSVHVKELDGARVYGHMDYGKKDPSLGWRFTDAWLSMAGAGDAGIPNGVPVDEWGIRVEGCRPVGSSVSRGGATNGPAAVYALTKYMDWLKAYAPPEASGMTFSEAGPVPAQGHIAQQIFWYTTFTADMIQPGLAVVNDDGTPKWRMAPSPHGPYWSEGMKLGYQDAGAWTLLKSTPLDRRKAAWLYAQFVVSKTVSLKKTLVGLTPIRESDLASAAMTEIAPRLGGLVEFYRSPARTAWTPTGTNVPDYPKLAQLWWPNVANAVSGAVTPQAAMDTLAEQQDRVLERLQRAGIQGDCGPLLNEPMDPAEWLARPGAPKPKLADEKPRGETVPYAALIAAWREGRVR; encoded by the coding sequence ATGATGCGATTCTGGATGGCAGGGGTGATGCTGCTGGTTGCCGGTTGTGGCGCCGAGCAGGCATCGGAATCCAGCACCGGAGAAAAACGGGCAGCTTCCGCCGGCAGCGGAGGGATGGATTTCTCCGCCAGCGCCGAGCGCTGGGTGAGTGAGTTTCAACCCTCCACGCTGGACCGGAGCGCCCAGCTTGCGGAACTGGCCTGGTTCACGAAAGCGGCCGAGCCCTTCCGCGGCATGCGCATCAGCGTGGTGTCCGAGACCCTGACCACCCACGAATACGAATCCGAAGTACTGGCCAAGGCATTTGCCGAGATCACCGGTATCACGGTGACCCACGATCTCATCCAGGAAGGGGATGTGATCGAGAAACTGCAGACCCAGATGCAGTCCGGCCAGAACGTCTACGACGCTTACGTGAACGATTCGGATCTGATCGGTACCCACGCCCGCTACGGTTATGTGGTGCCATTGTCCGATTTCATGGCGGGTGAAGGTGCGGATGTCACGTCACCGACGCTGGATGTGGAGGACTTCATCGGCCGCTCCTTCACCACCGGCCCGGACGGCAAGCTCTATCAGCTGCCCGATCAGCAGTTCGCCAACCTCTACTGGTTCCGCCAGGACTGGTTCGAACGACCGGAGCTGCAGGCGCGCTTCAGGGAGATCTACGGCTACGAGCTGGGGGTGCCGGTGAACTGGTCCGCTTACGAGGACATCGCCGAGTTCTTCAGTGTGCATGTGAAGGAGCTGGACGGTGCGCGCGTCTACGGTCACATGGACTACGGCAAGAAAGACCCGTCGCTGGGCTGGCGTTTTACCGACGCCTGGCTGTCGATGGCGGGGGCGGGAGACGCGGGCATCCCCAATGGGGTGCCGGTGGACGAGTGGGGTATCCGGGTCGAAGGCTGCCGGCCGGTGGGCTCTTCCGTCTCCCGGGGGGGCGCCACCAACGGTCCGGCCGCCGTTTATGCGCTGACCAAATACATGGACTGGCTGAAGGCCTACGCGCCACCGGAGGCGTCCGGCATGACCTTTTCGGAAGCCGGTCCGGTGCCCGCCCAGGGCCACATCGCCCAGCAGATCTTCTGGTACACGACCTTTACCGCGGACATGATCCAGCCGGGCCTGGCGGTGGTGAACGACGACGGTACCCCGAAATGGCGCATGGCGCCCTCCCCCCATGGACCCTACTGGTCTGAAGGTATGAAGCTCGGTTATCAGGACGCCGGTGCCTGGACGCTGCTCAAGAGCACGCCGCTGGACCGGCGCAAGGCCGCCTGGCTGTATGCCCAGTTCGTGGTTTCGAAGACCGTGTCACTGAAGAAGACGCTGGTGGGTCTCACCCCCATCCGGGAATCGGATCTCGCCTCGGCGGCCATGACCGAGATCGCCCCGCGACTTGGGGGGCTGGTGGAGTTCTACCGCTCCCCGGCGCGCACGGCCTGGACACCGACCGGCACCAACGTGCCCGACTATCCGAAGCTGGCCCAGCTGTGGTGGCCCAATGTGGCCAACGCGGTCAGCGGTGCGGTGACGCCCCAGGCGGCGATGGACACCCTCGCCGAGCAGCAGGACCGGGTGCTCGAGCGCCTGCAGCGGGCGGGCATCCAGGGTGATTGCGGTCCGCTGCTCAACGAACCCATGGATCCGGCCGAGTGGCTGGCCCGTCCGGGGGCCCCGAAGCCGAAACTGGCGGATGAAAAACCCCGGGGCGAAACGGTGCCTTACGCTGCGCTGATCGCTGCCTGGCGCGAAGGTCGGGTGCGCTAG
- a CDS encoding sulfatase, whose translation MNLCSAAALLLFALSAVQVTASSAGNRALGKSTLIPDAATATTTATTPATGQSMAARRPNILVIMAEDLGPRIGAFGDRLASTPNIDRLAATGVRFPNTFTAAGVCAPSRAAFITGVHQNTLGAQHMRTSTSPLGAYLAVPPPEVKAFPELLRAVGYYTFTDRKLDYQFSGIFAGTGPATIWDAEGVGAHFSGRAADQPFFGLLNLFITHESATFSSSRLEAAGDTGGAAVARAAEQARASLPVRTDPDQVSVPPYYPDTPEVRAEIATFYDNVALMDLEVGRILGDLENAGLLDSTIVLWTTDHGDALPRAKRELFDSGIRVPLVVHWPVHLRPAARAPGSVDARLVSFVDFAPTLLAFAGVAPSPFHQGGNFLSDPPRRYVFAARDRVDEQVDRVRAVRDAQHKYLRFHLPGTPGAYPIAYRDNQVIMRTLWDELAAGRLTPTQRLWFEPRPPEALYDLARDPHEVNNLAEDPAHRQTLERMRAALDDWQQRVPDLGAGDEAGMRERFWPGGVQPVTRPPELEVEPDRSQTDLGNSTTGTSTTGTTSAGINSTGAPGGSTRILSAASSTRGASLAFRLEGQPWRLYTRSMAAPAVPVEFKAVRYGYRESESVTYRPGPPGADQPTALSP comes from the coding sequence ATGAACTTATGCTCCGCAGCCGCCCTGCTGCTGTTCGCTCTCAGCGCGGTGCAGGTCACTGCCAGCAGCGCAGGTAACCGCGCGCTGGGCAAGTCGACGCTCATCCCAGATGCGGCCACCGCAACGACCACTGCGACGACACCAGCCACCGGGCAATCGATGGCAGCCCGCCGACCCAACATCCTGGTGATCATGGCCGAAGATCTGGGACCCCGGATCGGCGCTTTTGGCGACAGGTTGGCCAGCACACCGAACATCGACCGTCTCGCCGCGACCGGGGTGCGGTTTCCCAACACCTTTACCGCCGCCGGTGTCTGCGCCCCGAGCCGTGCAGCGTTCATCACCGGCGTGCACCAGAACACCCTGGGCGCGCAGCACATGCGCACCTCCACCTCTCCGCTAGGCGCCTATCTCGCCGTGCCGCCGCCGGAAGTGAAGGCTTTTCCGGAACTGCTGCGCGCGGTCGGCTACTACACCTTCACCGATCGCAAACTCGACTACCAGTTCAGCGGCATCTTCGCCGGCACCGGACCTGCCACCATCTGGGACGCAGAAGGGGTGGGCGCGCACTTTTCCGGCCGTGCCGCGGATCAGCCCTTTTTCGGCCTGCTCAATCTCTTCATCACCCATGAGAGTGCGACTTTTTCCAGCAGCCGCCTCGAGGCTGCCGGTGACACCGGCGGTGCGGCAGTGGCTCGCGCGGCCGAACAGGCCCGGGCGTCGCTGCCGGTCCGCACCGACCCGGATCAGGTGAGCGTGCCGCCTTATTACCCGGACACCCCGGAGGTGCGCGCCGAGATCGCCACCTTCTACGACAACGTCGCGCTCATGGATCTCGAAGTGGGACGCATACTCGGCGATCTGGAAAACGCCGGTCTGCTGGATTCGACCATCGTGCTCTGGACCACCGACCATGGCGATGCATTACCCAGAGCCAAGCGGGAGCTGTTCGACTCCGGCATCCGGGTGCCCCTGGTCGTGCACTGGCCCGTGCACCTGCGGCCCGCGGCTCGTGCACCCGGTTCGGTGGATGCGCGGCTGGTCAGTTTCGTGGATTTCGCACCCACACTCCTGGCATTTGCCGGTGTCGCACCGTCGCCCTTTCACCAGGGCGGCAACTTCCTGTCTGACCCACCGCGCCGCTATGTGTTCGCCGCCCGGGATCGGGTGGACGAACAGGTCGATCGTGTTCGCGCTGTCCGGGATGCACAGCACAAGTACCTGCGCTTCCATCTGCCCGGCACCCCAGGGGCCTATCCCATCGCCTATCGCGACAATCAGGTGATCATGCGCACCCTCTGGGATGAGCTCGCTGCTGGCCGGCTGACACCGACTCAGCGTCTCTGGTTCGAACCGCGTCCACCCGAAGCCCTTTACGATCTGGCCCGCGACCCCCACGAAGTGAACAATCTCGCGGAGGATCCGGCCCATCGGCAGACCCTGGAGCGCATGCGCGCCGCCCTCGATGACTGGCAGCAGCGGGTGCCCGATCTCGGTGCCGGCGATGAGGCCGGTATGCGTGAGCGCTTCTGGCCCGGCGGGGTACAGCCGGTCACCCGGCCGCCCGAGCTCGAAGTCGAACCCGATCGGTCGCAGACCGATCTCGGGAACTCGACCACCGGCACCAGTACCACCGGCACCACTAGCGCCGGGATCAATTCCACCGGGGCACCAGGTGGCTCCACCAGAATTCTGAGTGCGGCCTCCAGCACCCGGGGAGCGTCGCTGGCCTTCCGTCTGGAGGGCCAGCCCTGGCGCCTCTATACCAGGTCAATGGCGGCGCCGGCGGTCCCGGTGGAATTCAAAGCCGTGCGTTACGGCTACCGGGAAAGCGAGTCTGTGACCTACCGGCCCGGCCCGCCCGGGGCTGATCAACCCACTGCGCTTTCGCCCTGA
- a CDS encoding sugar ABC transporter permease — translation MRSDNRAWLGVLPVLLIVAFSAVIPLMTVVNYSVQDIFDLHTRVFVGFDWYREILRDPRFQDALLRQLTFSGLVLLIEIPLGVMVARALPKTGRWVGLNLVLLAIPLLIPWNVVGTIWQLFARPDIGLLGKALTGLGIDFNYTASSLDAWITLLAMDVWHWTSLVALLAFSGLAAIPEPYYQAAAMDGAGRWQVFRHVELPRLRAVLVIAVLLRLMDSFMIYTEPFVLTGGGPGNSTTFLSQYLTSMAVGQFDLGPAAAFSVLYFLVVLLLCWLFYTSVAAGSDKEEPR, via the coding sequence ATGCGCAGTGACAACCGCGCCTGGCTCGGTGTGCTGCCCGTGCTGCTCATCGTCGCTTTCAGCGCTGTGATACCGCTGATGACGGTGGTGAACTATTCGGTGCAGGATATTTTTGACCTGCACACCCGGGTGTTCGTCGGCTTTGACTGGTACCGGGAAATTCTCCGGGATCCCCGCTTTCAGGATGCACTGCTGCGCCAGCTGACCTTCAGTGGACTGGTGCTGCTGATCGAAATCCCGCTGGGGGTGATGGTGGCCCGGGCGCTGCCGAAGACGGGCCGCTGGGTGGGACTGAATCTGGTGCTGCTGGCGATCCCGCTGCTGATTCCCTGGAACGTGGTCGGCACCATCTGGCAGCTGTTTGCCCGTCCGGATATCGGCCTGCTCGGCAAGGCGCTCACCGGACTGGGCATCGACTTCAACTACACCGCCAGCTCGCTGGATGCCTGGATTACGCTGCTGGCCATGGACGTCTGGCACTGGACGTCACTGGTGGCGCTGCTGGCATTCTCCGGACTGGCGGCGATCCCGGAACCCTATTACCAGGCCGCCGCGATGGACGGTGCCGGCCGCTGGCAGGTGTTCCGCCATGTGGAACTGCCACGCCTGCGCGCGGTGCTGGTGATCGCCGTGCTGCTGCGGCTGATGGACAGCTTCATGATCTACACCGAACCCTTTGTGCTCACCGGCGGTGGCCCCGGTAACAGCACCACGTTCCTCAGCCAGTACCTCACCAGCATGGCGGTAGGGCAGTTCGATCTGGGTCCGGCGGCCGCCTTTTCGGTGCTCTATTTCCTGGTGGTGCTGCTGCTGTGCTGGCTGTTTTACACCAGCGTGGCGGCGGGGTCGGATAAGGAAGAACCGCGATGA
- a CDS encoding DUF1295 domain-containing protein has translation MKWALTLVTAAYLSALLVAAAVVVLLSPEAGPAGWPPGLFVVAVADLMATAVVFAWSLAFRNASFYDPYWSVAPPVIGLYWWGLVGFPLDARVLLALGLVGLWSVRLTLNWAQGWQGLPHEDWRYRNLQQQTGRWYGLVSLLGIHGFPTVLVFVGCLPLYVVLAGAGGPLNPVDLIALSVGLGALALETRADLQLHRFRAGAAAAGGETSGRLLQDGVWAWCRHPNYLGEIGFWVALGLFGWAAGGSLVWTFAGALAMTGLFLGISIPMIEGKLLADKRGYDRYCERVPRLLPYGVLKRGK, from the coding sequence GTGAAGTGGGCACTCACTCTGGTTACCGCTGCCTATTTAAGCGCACTGTTGGTGGCAGCGGCGGTAGTGGTGCTGCTGTCCCCGGAGGCCGGTCCGGCGGGCTGGCCGCCGGGTCTGTTCGTCGTCGCCGTGGCCGATCTGATGGCCACGGCAGTGGTGTTCGCCTGGAGCCTGGCATTCCGCAACGCCAGTTTCTATGACCCTTACTGGAGTGTGGCGCCGCCGGTGATCGGCCTCTACTGGTGGGGGCTTGTCGGGTTTCCGCTGGATGCCCGGGTGCTGCTTGCGCTCGGGCTGGTGGGGCTGTGGTCGGTGCGTCTGACACTCAACTGGGCTCAGGGCTGGCAGGGGCTGCCCCACGAAGACTGGCGTTACCGGAATCTGCAGCAGCAGACGGGTCGCTGGTACGGGCTGGTCAGCCTGCTGGGTATTCATGGCTTTCCCACGGTGCTGGTGTTTGTCGGCTGTCTGCCCCTGTATGTCGTGCTGGCCGGCGCCGGCGGGCCGCTCAACCCGGTGGACCTCATTGCGCTGTCGGTCGGGCTCGGGGCGCTGGCGCTGGAAACCCGGGCGGATCTGCAGTTGCACCGTTTCCGGGCAGGCGCAGCAGCGGCTGGGGGTGAGACTTCGGGCCGTCTGCTTCAGGACGGGGTCTGGGCCTGGTGCCGGCACCCCAACTACCTGGGGGAGATTGGCTTCTGGGTCGCTCTGGGGCTGTTCGGCTGGGCGGCGGGCGGGTCGCTGGTCTGGACGTTCGCCGGTGCCCTGGCGATGACGGGACTGTTCCTCGGGATCAGCATCCCGATGATCGAAGGCAAGCTGCTGGCAGACAAGCGTGGTTATGACCGCTATTGCGAACGGGTCCCACGACTGCTTCCCTACGGAGTACTGAAGCGTGGAAAGTGA
- a CDS encoding ABC transporter ATP-binding protein codes for MAEIRIQQLSFRYPGADTDTLADLNLDIESGEAHALLGGSGAGKSTLLNLLSGLLPMDRGQMIFNGEDVGARAPLARRVSQVFQFPVLYEAMTVEDNLRFPLRCAGAPRATQRARAADIARRLHLEGLLKRKPARLSLVEKQLVAIGKSLVRPDVSLVLLDEPLTAAQPAYKWQLRQALKSVQRELGTTMVYVTHDQTEALTFADRISVLHEGRIVQTASPELLVTQPAHEHVGYFVGSPGMNFLDARIESGAYRVDGTLFGATAADDGICRVGFRPEWARLENGARPDRGACLAARILQTRILGTVQGSVHGLVTARCGEAEVTTRQSLDGVSPGDGWLCLDPQRIFGFRDGLRIDHAQ; via the coding sequence ATGGCTGAGATCCGTATTCAGCAGTTGAGTTTCCGCTATCCGGGTGCAGACACGGACACCCTGGCTGATCTTAATCTTGACATCGAAAGCGGCGAGGCACACGCCCTGCTCGGCGGCTCCGGTGCGGGAAAATCCACTCTGTTGAATCTGCTGTCCGGGCTGTTGCCGATGGATCGCGGACAGATGATTTTCAATGGCGAGGATGTCGGTGCGCGCGCACCGCTGGCGCGACGGGTCAGTCAGGTGTTTCAGTTTCCCGTGCTCTATGAAGCCATGACCGTGGAAGACAATCTGCGTTTTCCGCTGCGCTGTGCGGGGGCACCCCGTGCAACACAACGGGCGCGTGCTGCGGATATTGCCCGGCGCCTGCACCTGGAAGGTCTGCTCAAGCGCAAGCCGGCCCGGCTCAGTCTGGTCGAAAAACAGCTGGTGGCCATCGGCAAGTCGCTGGTGCGTCCGGACGTGTCCCTGGTGCTGCTCGACGAACCCCTCACCGCCGCGCAGCCCGCCTATAAGTGGCAGTTGCGACAGGCACTGAAGTCAGTGCAGCGGGAGCTGGGCACCACCATGGTCTATGTGACTCACGATCAGACCGAGGCGCTGACCTTCGCCGATCGCATCAGCGTACTGCACGAAGGCCGCATCGTGCAGACCGCGTCACCGGAACTGCTGGTGACCCAACCGGCTCACGAGCACGTCGGCTACTTCGTGGGTTCGCCGGGAATGAACTTTCTCGATGCCCGAATTGAGAGCGGCGCCTATCGGGTAGACGGGACACTGTTCGGTGCGACGGCTGCGGATGACGGAATCTGCCGGGTCGGTTTTCGTCCCGAGTGGGCCAGGCTGGAGAACGGCGCCCGGCCTGACCGCGGCGCGTGTCTGGCAGCGCGCATTCTGCAGACCCGCATACTCGGCACGGTCCAGGGATCCGTGCATGGTCTTGTTACAGCGCGGTGCGGCGAGGCGGAGGTGACCACACGCCAGTCGCTCGACGGAGTCAGCCCGGGCGATGGCTGGCTGTGCCTGGATCCGCAGCGGATCTTCGGCTTCCGCGACGGGCTGAGGATCGACCATGCGCAGTGA
- a CDS encoding ABC transporter ATP-binding protein, with the protein MLELRALRLKPDAAPIDHLFPMGEISVVLGRNFSGKTRLARTIAGLDAAVSGDICLDGESITAQAPGARSVALVYQAFVNYPNWSVFQNLASPLLAQQRSQQPAQKRSAPLTDSQVRSRVEDIAARLELTPLLDRLPHTLSGGQQQRVAIGRALAKGARVLVMDEPLVNLDYKLREALQLDLRTLLHGSDLTVIYTTSDPRDAFALGDSVLLMADQGVLQAGRPLEVYERPVSPRAADLMSDPGINRLIADEVLQVVRPEHLQLKRGADDDVAFDVQVSGFETNGSETFLHCTPLGRDATADSNIDWVARLEGLRQFEPGVRQTLFAAKRSVHAFPLTSARDGGADSHRGVDRHG; encoded by the coding sequence ATGTTAGAACTTCGCGCGCTCCGACTGAAGCCCGACGCTGCGCCCATCGACCATCTGTTCCCGATGGGCGAGATCAGCGTGGTGCTCGGCCGCAATTTTTCCGGCAAAACCCGGCTCGCGCGCACCATCGCGGGCCTGGACGCGGCGGTGTCTGGCGATATCTGTCTCGATGGGGAATCGATCACCGCGCAGGCACCGGGTGCGCGATCGGTGGCCCTGGTCTATCAGGCCTTTGTGAATTATCCCAACTGGTCGGTGTTCCAGAATCTGGCCTCGCCACTGCTCGCCCAGCAGCGGTCGCAGCAACCGGCGCAGAAGCGTTCCGCACCGCTCACGGATTCCCAGGTCCGCAGCCGGGTAGAAGACATCGCCGCGCGTCTGGAACTCACCCCCCTCCTCGACCGCCTGCCCCACACACTCTCCGGCGGTCAGCAGCAGCGGGTGGCCATCGGCCGCGCGCTGGCGAAGGGCGCCCGGGTGCTGGTGATGGATGAGCCCCTGGTGAATCTCGACTACAAGCTGCGCGAAGCGCTGCAGCTCGATCTCCGCACCCTGCTGCACGGATCGGATCTGACGGTGATTTACACGACTTCGGATCCCCGGGACGCCTTCGCGCTGGGTGACAGTGTCCTGCTGATGGCCGATCAGGGGGTGCTGCAGGCTGGCCGCCCGCTCGAGGTATATGAGCGACCGGTCTCGCCGCGTGCAGCCGATCTCATGAGCGATCCGGGTATCAATCGACTCATTGCAGACGAAGTGCTGCAGGTGGTGCGTCCGGAGCATCTGCAGTTGAAACGCGGGGCAGACGACGATGTGGCCTTCGATGTGCAGGTGAGTGGCTTCGAAACCAACGGTTCAGAAACTTTTCTGCATTGCACACCGCTCGGTCGCGACGCGACGGCTGATTCGAACATCGACTGGGTGGCGCGGCTTGAAGGCCTGCGGCAGTTCGAACCCGGCGTACGGCAGACGCTCTTTGCAGCGAAGCGCTCGGTACATGCGTTTCCACTGACTTCAGCACGGGATGGTGGTGCGGATTCGCATCGCGGCGTGGACCGGCATGGCTGA
- a CDS encoding NUDIX domain-containing protein, translating into MSEEEEFEIFDAEGRLLGRMPRSRVHAEGHWHKSAHVYLYDDAGRLWMQKRVIDKDICGGLWDYSVGEHLQPGETFLEAAHRGLEEELGVRESALVCLGEPRKGRAEFPELGILDCELQQAFKGVHDGPVTANAAEVEEMRAVTLAELERWVSARPADFTPWFLRDLEVYGIL; encoded by the coding sequence ATGTCCGAAGAGGAAGAGTTCGAGATATTCGACGCCGAAGGCCGCCTGCTCGGCCGGATGCCGCGCAGTCGCGTGCACGCCGAGGGTCACTGGCACAAGTCGGCCCACGTCTATCTGTACGACGACGCTGGTCGCCTCTGGATGCAGAAACGGGTGATCGACAAGGACATCTGCGGTGGACTCTGGGACTACAGCGTGGGCGAGCACCTGCAACCCGGCGAGACGTTTCTGGAGGCCGCCCACCGCGGCCTGGAAGAAGAACTCGGGGTGCGCGAGAGTGCGCTCGTGTGCCTGGGCGAACCCCGGAAAGGCCGGGCGGAATTCCCCGAGCTCGGTATTCTCGACTGCGAGCTGCAGCAGGCGTTCAAGGGTGTGCACGACGGCCCGGTCACTGCGAATGCCGCGGAGGTTGAGGAAATGCGTGCCGTCACCCTGGCGGAACTCGAGCGCTGGGTCAGCGCCCGACCTGCAGACTTCACCCCCTGGTTTCTTCGTGATCTCGAGGTTTACGGTATTCTCTAA
- a CDS encoding LysR family transcriptional regulator: MRGESGQELDWNLVRTFVAVVEQGSLAGAARVLNFAHPTVARHIQQLESQLGVVLFERGGQGLKINDVGERLAEVAAQMRRQAAAFESVSELARTTTGGRVRITLSELLADLVPELLLPLREDPAAGERQIEVEVSPQLLNLLDLEADIAIRHVRPVHSELVCRRVGALPLGAWVAESYIERNGTPHFDRLDEHWFVDGASEQRFAAAVEQLGVAIPSERIGFRSDSLRAQLKAAELGWGVVGIPDYLGEARPGLRKIFADAPGPVYSEIWLVARPAMRQQQFLRMTFECLASGLEARFGGKLPGPDARAATRNGAGAVIVASGGAVHQGESAVG, translated from the coding sequence ATGCGAGGTGAGTCCGGCCAGGAACTGGATTGGAATCTGGTGCGAACCTTCGTCGCGGTGGTGGAGCAGGGCAGTCTCGCCGGTGCGGCACGGGTGCTGAATTTTGCACACCCCACGGTGGCCCGGCACATCCAGCAGCTCGAATCCCAGCTCGGTGTGGTGCTTTTCGAGCGCGGCGGTCAGGGTCTGAAAATCAACGATGTGGGTGAGCGTCTCGCCGAGGTGGCGGCACAGATGCGCAGGCAGGCGGCCGCCTTCGAGTCGGTGAGCGAGCTGGCCCGGACCACCACCGGTGGCCGGGTGCGGATCACCCTGTCGGAACTGCTTGCCGATCTCGTGCCTGAACTTCTGCTGCCATTGCGCGAGGATCCGGCGGCCGGGGAGCGCCAGATCGAAGTGGAAGTCTCTCCCCAGCTGCTGAATCTCCTCGATCTGGAAGCAGATATCGCCATACGCCACGTGCGGCCTGTGCACAGCGAGCTGGTGTGTCGCCGGGTTGGCGCCCTGCCTCTGGGTGCCTGGGTGGCGGAATCCTACATCGAGCGCAACGGCACGCCGCACTTCGATCGGCTGGACGAGCACTGGTTTGTGGATGGTGCCTCGGAGCAGCGCTTCGCGGCGGCCGTCGAGCAACTCGGCGTGGCCATCCCATCCGAGCGGATCGGCTTTCGCAGTGACAGCCTGCGGGCCCAGCTCAAGGCGGCGGAGCTCGGCTGGGGCGTGGTCGGTATTCCCGACTATCTCGGCGAGGCCCGGCCCGGCCTGCGGAAGATCTTTGCGGACGCCCCGGGGCCTGTATATTCAGAAATCTGGCTGGTGGCGCGACCGGCCATGCGTCAGCAGCAGTTTCTGCGCATGACCTTCGAATGTCTGGCGAGCGGGCTGGAAGCCCGCTTCGGCGGAAAACTTCCGGGACCCGATGCCCGTGCCGCGACCCGGAATGGGGCCGGCGCAGTAATCGTTGCTTCAGGCGGCGCCGTTCATCAGGGCGAAAGCGCAGTGGGTTGA
- a CDS encoding DUF2160 domain-containing protein produces MSWMAWTLPTTLFFIGIGCALAAMTLWQLRAPSPPRRGWLPMQTTPGDRFFISLLASAFVHIGWLAVSDGPVWIASVVAVVLLGVVMRWG; encoded by the coding sequence ATGAGCTGGATGGCCTGGACCCTGCCGACGACCCTGTTTTTCATCGGCATCGGTTGCGCGCTTGCTGCGATGACCCTGTGGCAGCTGCGCGCACCCTCCCCGCCCCGGCGCGGCTGGCTGCCGATGCAGACCACCCCCGGAGATCGCTTTTTCATCAGCCTGCTCGCGAGCGCATTCGTGCACATAGGGTGGCTGGCGGTTTCGGATGGGCCGGTGTGGATTGCCAGTGTGGTCGCTGTGGTGCTGCTCGGGGTGGTGATGCGGTGGGGGTGA
- a CDS encoding carbohydrate ABC transporter permease, with amino-acid sequence MSRAAGQARWVLYLYGIYLALPIYWLLSLSFTSNAQIVAGASLTPWDTLANYREIFTNPVWYQGFANSLSYVVLNTLISISVALPAAYAFSRYRFLGDKHLFFWLLSNRMAPPAVFLLPFFQLYSAIGLFDTPLAVALAHCLFTVPLAVWILEGFMSAVPRSLDEMARIDGHSLPYFFFRLFLPTVRSGIGVTVFFCFMFSWVELLLARTLTGSEAKPIVVVMTRTVSASGMDWGVLAAAGVLTILPGVAVVWFVRRHLIKGFALGRV; translated from the coding sequence ATGAGCCGGGCGGCCGGGCAGGCCCGCTGGGTGTTGTATCTGTATGGTATCTATCTGGCGCTGCCCATCTACTGGCTGCTGAGCCTGTCGTTTACCAGCAATGCACAGATCGTGGCCGGCGCGTCGCTCACCCCCTGGGATACCCTGGCCAACTATCGGGAGATCTTCACCAACCCGGTGTGGTACCAGGGTTTTGCCAACTCACTCAGCTACGTGGTGCTCAACACGCTGATCTCGATCAGTGTGGCCCTGCCGGCGGCGTATGCATTCTCGCGCTACCGCTTTCTCGGCGACAAACATCTGTTCTTCTGGCTGCTGTCGAACCGCATGGCGCCACCGGCGGTGTTTCTGTTGCCCTTCTTCCAGCTCTACTCCGCCATCGGCCTGTTCGATACACCGCTGGCGGTCGCCCTCGCCCACTGTCTGTTCACCGTGCCGCTGGCAGTGTGGATCCTCGAAGGTTTCATGTCGGCGGTGCCGCGTTCGCTGGATGAGATGGCGCGCATCGACGGTCACAGTCTGCCCTACTTCTTCTTCCGCCTGTTTCTGCCGACGGTGCGCAGTGGTATCGGGGTGACCGTGTTCTTCTGCTTCATGTTCAGCTGGGTGGAACTGCTGCTGGCGCGCACCCTGACCGGCAGCGAAGCGAAGCCGATCGTGGTGGTGATGACCCGAACAGTGAGTGCATCGGGTATGGACTGGGGTGTGCTGGCCGCGGCGGGTGTGCTGACGATACTGCCGGGTGTGGCTGTGGTGTGGTTTGTGCGCCGGCATCTGATCAAAGGCTTCGCGCTGGGGCGGGTGTGA